A region of the Deltaproteobacteria bacterium genome:
CTACCACATCGGCCACAATCTCGTAGCTTTCCCTTATGTGCACCGGCTGAATCTTCTGGTAGGAACCGTAGAGACTCGGACGGATGAGGTCATTCATGGCTGCATCCACGACGATAAAGTTCTTCTCCCCACCTTCTTTGGTGTATAAAACCTTGGTCACCAGGATGCCTGCGTTCCCCACGATCACCCGGCCGGGTTCCAGAATAAGCGTGCATTCGATCTCGGCCATTTCACGCAATAAAGACTGGGCATATTCCCGGGGGTGAGGGGGTTCTTCCTGCTGGTAGGTGATACCAAGCCCTCCTCCCAGGTCGATGTAGTGGATATGAATCCCCTCTGCCCTCAGCCTGAATACGAGCTCTTTGACCCGCTGGACCGCTTCCACAAAGGGCCCGACCTCCGTAAGTTGAGAGCCAATGTGACAACTCACTCCGATAACTTTGGTGTGGGGCAGAGTGCTGGCCAGGATGTACTCATCGATGGATTTCTGGATATTGATCCCAAACTTGTTTTTCTTCAACCCCGTGGAGATATATGGGTGGGTGTGCGGGTCAACGTCAGGATTGACTCGCAAGGACACGGGCGCGACGGTGCCCATTCTGCCGGCAATCTGGTCAATCGCTATTAACTCCTGGGAAGACTCGACGTTGAACATGAGAATGGGTAACTCCAAAGCATATTCAATCTCATCCGAACGTTTTCCCACACCCGAATAAACAATCCGGTCCGGCCGGGCACCTGCCTTCATCGCCCGGAAGAGTTCCCCTCCCGAGACCACATCCACCCCGCCACCCTGGCGGATAAAGACCCTGAGGATGGCAATATTGGAATTGGCTTTCGCCGAGAAGCAGACTAAGTGATCGACTTTGGAGAATGCCCCGTCAAAAGCTTGAAAATGCTTCTCCAGGGTATTCAGGCTATAGAGATAGAACGGCGTCCCCACCGCTTTGGC
Encoded here:
- the lysA gene encoding diaminopimelate decarboxylase, which gives rise to MHDFQYRGESLFCEDFPIETIAKAVGTPFYLYSLNTLEKHFQAFDGAFSKVDHLVCFSAKANSNIAILRVFIRQGGGVDVVSGGELFRAMKAGARPDRIVYSGVGKRSDEIEYALELPILMFNVESSQELIAIDQIAGRMGTVAPVSLRVNPDVDPHTHPYISTGLKKNKFGINIQKSIDEYILASTLPHTKVIGVSCHIGSQLTEVGPFVEAVQRVKELVFRLRAEGIHIHYIDLGGGLGITYQQEEPPHPREYAQSLLREMAEIECTLILEPGRVIVGNAGILVTKVLYTKEGGEKNFIVVDAAMNDLIRPSLYGSYQKIQPVHIRESYEIVADVVGPICESGDFLAKDRKLPKVEPGELLAVMSAGAYGFSMASNYNSRPRAAEVLVAKDRFYIVREREDYDDLIKGEFIPDFLA